In the genome of Manis javanica isolate MJ-LG chromosome 17, MJ_LKY, whole genome shotgun sequence, one region contains:
- the MON1B gene encoding vacuolar fusion protein MON1 homolog B isoform X1, which translates to MEVGGDTAAPAPGDAEDLEDVRLPSEEAGDGGGMHENPLDPGDTGLEGTGPETKDQPPDLLSPVPQSETPSEVPSCTCGLWGPAASETSPMGGPESGSGGQGEDPSDEDWRSKRKHVFVLSEAGKPIYSRYGSVEALSATMGVMTALVSFVQSAGDAIRAIYAEDHKLVFLQQGPLLLVAVSRTPQSAAQLRGELLAVHAQIVSTLTRASVARIFARKQNYDLRRLLAGSERTLDRLLDSVERDPGALLLGAVRCVPLARPLRDALGSLLRRCTAPGLALSVLAVGGRLVTVAQERTVLAECRLDPADLQLLLDWVGAPAFAAGEAWAPVCLPRFNPDGFFYAYVARLDAIPVCLLLLGTNPEAFHDMATCRRLVEEGMHNLGAMRVLEEAASFSHAPSTNAPAYSVQAVGAPGLRHFLYKPLDIPDHHRQLPQFTSPELEDPYSREGERQRLSDLYHRLHSRLHSASRPLRLIYHVAEKETLLAWVTSKFELYTCLSPLVTKAGAILVVTKLLRWVKKEEDRLFIRYPPKYSTPPAAPAASTDQASHNGLFTGP; encoded by the exons ATGGAGGTCGGAGGAGACACTGCTGCCCCAGCCCCCGGGGACGCGGAGGACTTGGAAGACGTGCGGCTCCCCAGTGAGGAGGCTGGAGACGGTGGAGGGATGCACGAGAACCCGCTGGATCCTGGAGACACGGGCCTGGAGGGAACAG GACCGGAGACGAAGGACCAGCCACCCGACCTGCTGTCACCAGTGCCCCAGTCAGAGACCCCATCAGAGGTTCCATCATGCACCTGTGGGCTCTGGGGTCCTGCGGCCTCTGAAACTAGTCCCATGGGTGGCCCTGAGAGTGGCTCTGGGGGCCAGGGCGAGGACCCCAGTGACGAGGACTGGCGCAGCAAGCGGAAGCATGTGTTTGTGCTGAGTGAGGCAGGCAAGCCTATCTACTCGAGGTACGGTAGTGTGGAGGCACTGTCGGCTACCATGGGTGTGATGACAGCCCTCGTGTCCTTCGTGCAGAGTGCGGGAGATGCCATCCGCGCCATCTACGCTG AGGACCACAAGCTGGTGTTCCTGCAGCAGGGCCCACTGCTGCTGGTGGCCGTGTCAAGGACTCCGCAGTCCGCAGCCCAGCTACGCGGGGAGCTGCTGGCTGTGCACGCACAGATCGTAAGCACGTTGACTCGCGCAAGCGTGGCCCGCATCTTTGCACGCAAACAGAACTACGACCTGCGCCGCCTGCTGGCTGGCTCGGAGCGCACCCTAGACCGGCTTCTGGATAGTGTAGAGCGAGACCCAGGTGCGCTGCTCCTGGGCGCTGTGCGCTGCGTGCCCCTTGCTCGCCCACTGCGGGATGCACTGGGTTCGCTGCTGCGACGTTGCACGGCACCTGGCCTGGCCCTGTCAGTGCTGGCGGTTGGCGGTCGACTGGTGACAGTAGCCCAGGAGCGGACCGTGCTGGCTGAGTGCCGGCTGGACCCAGCCGACCTGCAGTTGCTGCTTGACTGGGTGGGTGCACCGGCCTTTGCAGCAGGGGAGGCCTGGGCACCTGTGTGCCTGCCCCGCTTCAACCCCGACGGTTTCTTCTACGCCTATGTGGCCCGCCTGGATGCAATACCTGTCTGCCTGCTGCTTCTTGGCACCAATCCCGAGGCCTTCCATGACATGGCCACCTGCCGGCGCCTGGTAGAAGAGGGCATGCACAACCTTGGTGCCATGCGTGTCCTTGAGGAGGCGGCCAGTTTCTCTCATGCCCCATCCACCAATGCCCCCGCCTACAGTGTGCAGGCTGTGGGGGCACCTGGCCTCCGGCACTTTCTCTATAAGCCACTGGACATCCCTGACCATCACCGCCAGCTGCCTCAGTTTACCAG CCCGGAGCTGGAGGACCCCTACAGCAGAGAGGGGGAGCGGCAGCGCCTGTCCGACCTGTATCACCGCCTGCACTCTCGCCTGCACAGCGCCTCCCGGCCCCTGCGCCTCATTTACCATGTGGCTGAGAAGGAGACTCTGCTAGCCTGG GTGACCTCCAAATTTGAGCTCTATACCTGCCTCAGCCCCCTGGTGACCAAGGCAGGGGCCATCTTGGTAGTGACCAAACTCCTGCGCTGGGTGAAGAAAGAGGAGGATCGGCTCTTCATCCGTTACCCACCTAAGTACTCCACACCCCCCGCAGCTCCAGCTGCCTCTACAGACCAGGCTTCCCATAATGGCTTGTTCACCGGCCCTTGA
- the MON1B gene encoding vacuolar fusion protein MON1 homolog B isoform X2, with amino-acid sequence MEVGGDTAAPAPGDAEDLEDVRLPSEEAGDGGGMHENPLDPGDTGLEGTGPETKDQPPDLLSPVPQSETPSEVPSCTCGLWGPAASETSPMGGPESGSGGQGEDPSDEDWRSKRKHVFVLSEAGKPIYSRYGSVEALSATMGVMTALVSFVQSAGDAIRAIYAEDHKLVFLQQGPLLLVAVSRTPQSAAQLRGELLAVHAQIVSTLTRASVARIFARKQNYDLRRLLAGSERTLDRLLDSVERDPGALLLGAVRCVPLARPLRDALGSLLRRCTAPGLALSVLAVGGRLVTVAQERTVLAECRLDPADLQLLLDWVGAPAFAAGEAWAPVCLPRFNPDGFFYAYVARLDAIPVCLLLLGTNPEAFHDMATCRRLVEEGMHNLGAMRVLEEAASFSHAPSTNAPAYSVQAVGAPGLRHFLYKPLDIPDHHRQLPQFTSPELEDPYSREGERQRLSDLYHRLHSRLHSASRPLRLIYHVAEKETLLAWVTSKFELYTCLSPLVTKAGAILVVTKLLRWVKKEEDRLFIRYPPKFRCEWTWGSSASPKG; translated from the exons ATGGAGGTCGGAGGAGACACTGCTGCCCCAGCCCCCGGGGACGCGGAGGACTTGGAAGACGTGCGGCTCCCCAGTGAGGAGGCTGGAGACGGTGGAGGGATGCACGAGAACCCGCTGGATCCTGGAGACACGGGCCTGGAGGGAACAG GACCGGAGACGAAGGACCAGCCACCCGACCTGCTGTCACCAGTGCCCCAGTCAGAGACCCCATCAGAGGTTCCATCATGCACCTGTGGGCTCTGGGGTCCTGCGGCCTCTGAAACTAGTCCCATGGGTGGCCCTGAGAGTGGCTCTGGGGGCCAGGGCGAGGACCCCAGTGACGAGGACTGGCGCAGCAAGCGGAAGCATGTGTTTGTGCTGAGTGAGGCAGGCAAGCCTATCTACTCGAGGTACGGTAGTGTGGAGGCACTGTCGGCTACCATGGGTGTGATGACAGCCCTCGTGTCCTTCGTGCAGAGTGCGGGAGATGCCATCCGCGCCATCTACGCTG AGGACCACAAGCTGGTGTTCCTGCAGCAGGGCCCACTGCTGCTGGTGGCCGTGTCAAGGACTCCGCAGTCCGCAGCCCAGCTACGCGGGGAGCTGCTGGCTGTGCACGCACAGATCGTAAGCACGTTGACTCGCGCAAGCGTGGCCCGCATCTTTGCACGCAAACAGAACTACGACCTGCGCCGCCTGCTGGCTGGCTCGGAGCGCACCCTAGACCGGCTTCTGGATAGTGTAGAGCGAGACCCAGGTGCGCTGCTCCTGGGCGCTGTGCGCTGCGTGCCCCTTGCTCGCCCACTGCGGGATGCACTGGGTTCGCTGCTGCGACGTTGCACGGCACCTGGCCTGGCCCTGTCAGTGCTGGCGGTTGGCGGTCGACTGGTGACAGTAGCCCAGGAGCGGACCGTGCTGGCTGAGTGCCGGCTGGACCCAGCCGACCTGCAGTTGCTGCTTGACTGGGTGGGTGCACCGGCCTTTGCAGCAGGGGAGGCCTGGGCACCTGTGTGCCTGCCCCGCTTCAACCCCGACGGTTTCTTCTACGCCTATGTGGCCCGCCTGGATGCAATACCTGTCTGCCTGCTGCTTCTTGGCACCAATCCCGAGGCCTTCCATGACATGGCCACCTGCCGGCGCCTGGTAGAAGAGGGCATGCACAACCTTGGTGCCATGCGTGTCCTTGAGGAGGCGGCCAGTTTCTCTCATGCCCCATCCACCAATGCCCCCGCCTACAGTGTGCAGGCTGTGGGGGCACCTGGCCTCCGGCACTTTCTCTATAAGCCACTGGACATCCCTGACCATCACCGCCAGCTGCCTCAGTTTACCAG CCCGGAGCTGGAGGACCCCTACAGCAGAGAGGGGGAGCGGCAGCGCCTGTCCGACCTGTATCACCGCCTGCACTCTCGCCTGCACAGCGCCTCCCGGCCCCTGCGCCTCATTTACCATGTGGCTGAGAAGGAGACTCTGCTAGCCTGG GTGACCTCCAAATTTGAGCTCTATACCTGCCTCAGCCCCCTGGTGACCAAGGCAGGGGCCATCTTGGTAGTGACCAAACTCCTGCGCTGGGTGAAGAAAGAGGAGGATCGGCTCTTCATCCGTTACCCACCTAA
- the MON1B gene encoding vacuolar fusion protein MON1 homolog B isoform X3 codes for MEVGGDTAAPAPGDAEDLEDVRLPSEEAGDGGGMHENPLDPGDTGLEGTGPETKDQPPDLLSPVPQSETPSEVPSCTCGLWGPAASETSPMGGPESGSGGQGEDPSDEDWRSKRKHVFVLSEAGKPIYSRYGSVEALSATMGVMTALVSFVQSAGDAIRAIYAEDHKLVFLQQGPLLLVAVSRTPQSAAQLRGELLAVHAQIVSTLTRASVARIFARKQNYDLRRLLAGSERTLDRLLDSVERDPGALLLGAVRCVPLARPLRDALGSLLRRCTAPGLALSVLAVGGRLVTVAQERTVLAECRLDPADLQLLLDWVGAPAFAAGEAWAPVCLPRFNPDGFFYAYVARLDAIPVCLLLLGTNPEAFHDMATCRRLVEEGMHNLGAMRVLEEAASFSHAPSTNAPAYSVQAVGAPGLRHFLYKPLDIPDHHRQLPQFTSPELEDPYSREGERQRLSDLYHRLHSRLHSASRPLRLIYHVAEKETLLAWVTSKFELYTCLSPLVTKAGAILVVTKLLRWVKKEEDRLFIRYPPNG; via the exons ATGGAGGTCGGAGGAGACACTGCTGCCCCAGCCCCCGGGGACGCGGAGGACTTGGAAGACGTGCGGCTCCCCAGTGAGGAGGCTGGAGACGGTGGAGGGATGCACGAGAACCCGCTGGATCCTGGAGACACGGGCCTGGAGGGAACAG GACCGGAGACGAAGGACCAGCCACCCGACCTGCTGTCACCAGTGCCCCAGTCAGAGACCCCATCAGAGGTTCCATCATGCACCTGTGGGCTCTGGGGTCCTGCGGCCTCTGAAACTAGTCCCATGGGTGGCCCTGAGAGTGGCTCTGGGGGCCAGGGCGAGGACCCCAGTGACGAGGACTGGCGCAGCAAGCGGAAGCATGTGTTTGTGCTGAGTGAGGCAGGCAAGCCTATCTACTCGAGGTACGGTAGTGTGGAGGCACTGTCGGCTACCATGGGTGTGATGACAGCCCTCGTGTCCTTCGTGCAGAGTGCGGGAGATGCCATCCGCGCCATCTACGCTG AGGACCACAAGCTGGTGTTCCTGCAGCAGGGCCCACTGCTGCTGGTGGCCGTGTCAAGGACTCCGCAGTCCGCAGCCCAGCTACGCGGGGAGCTGCTGGCTGTGCACGCACAGATCGTAAGCACGTTGACTCGCGCAAGCGTGGCCCGCATCTTTGCACGCAAACAGAACTACGACCTGCGCCGCCTGCTGGCTGGCTCGGAGCGCACCCTAGACCGGCTTCTGGATAGTGTAGAGCGAGACCCAGGTGCGCTGCTCCTGGGCGCTGTGCGCTGCGTGCCCCTTGCTCGCCCACTGCGGGATGCACTGGGTTCGCTGCTGCGACGTTGCACGGCACCTGGCCTGGCCCTGTCAGTGCTGGCGGTTGGCGGTCGACTGGTGACAGTAGCCCAGGAGCGGACCGTGCTGGCTGAGTGCCGGCTGGACCCAGCCGACCTGCAGTTGCTGCTTGACTGGGTGGGTGCACCGGCCTTTGCAGCAGGGGAGGCCTGGGCACCTGTGTGCCTGCCCCGCTTCAACCCCGACGGTTTCTTCTACGCCTATGTGGCCCGCCTGGATGCAATACCTGTCTGCCTGCTGCTTCTTGGCACCAATCCCGAGGCCTTCCATGACATGGCCACCTGCCGGCGCCTGGTAGAAGAGGGCATGCACAACCTTGGTGCCATGCGTGTCCTTGAGGAGGCGGCCAGTTTCTCTCATGCCCCATCCACCAATGCCCCCGCCTACAGTGTGCAGGCTGTGGGGGCACCTGGCCTCCGGCACTTTCTCTATAAGCCACTGGACATCCCTGACCATCACCGCCAGCTGCCTCAGTTTACCAG CCCGGAGCTGGAGGACCCCTACAGCAGAGAGGGGGAGCGGCAGCGCCTGTCCGACCTGTATCACCGCCTGCACTCTCGCCTGCACAGCGCCTCCCGGCCCCTGCGCCTCATTTACCATGTGGCTGAGAAGGAGACTCTGCTAGCCTGG GTGACCTCCAAATTTGAGCTCTATACCTGCCTCAGCCCCCTGGTGACCAAGGCAGGGGCCATCTTGGTAGTGACCAAACTCCTGCGCTGGGTGAAGAAAGAGGAGGATCGGCTCTTCATCCGTTACCCACCTAA
- the MON1B gene encoding vacuolar fusion protein MON1 homolog B isoform X4, with translation MEVGGDTAAPAPGDAEDLEDVRLPSEEAGDGGGMHENPLDPGDTGLEGTGPETKDQPPDLLSPVPQSETPSEVPSCTCGLWGPAASETSPMGGPESGSGGQGEDPSDEDWRSKRKHVFVLSEAGKPIYSRYGSVEALSATMGVMTALVSFVQSAGDAIRAIYAEDHKLVFLQQGPLLLVAVSRTPQSAAQLRGELLAVHAQIVSTLTRASVARIFARKQNYDLRRLLAGSERTLDRLLDSVERDPGALLLGAVRCVPLARPLRDALGSLLRRCTAPGLALSVLAVGGRLVTVAQERTVLAECRLDPADLQLLLDWVGAPAFAAGEAWAPVCLPRFNPDGFFYAYVARLDAIPVCLLLLGTNPEAFHDMATCRRLVEEGMHNLGAMRVLEEAASFSHAPSTNAPAYSVQAVGAPGLRHFLYKPLDIPDHHRQLPQFTSPELEDPYSREGERQRLSDLYHRLHSRLHSASRPLRLIYHVAEKETLLAWVQM, from the exons ATGGAGGTCGGAGGAGACACTGCTGCCCCAGCCCCCGGGGACGCGGAGGACTTGGAAGACGTGCGGCTCCCCAGTGAGGAGGCTGGAGACGGTGGAGGGATGCACGAGAACCCGCTGGATCCTGGAGACACGGGCCTGGAGGGAACAG GACCGGAGACGAAGGACCAGCCACCCGACCTGCTGTCACCAGTGCCCCAGTCAGAGACCCCATCAGAGGTTCCATCATGCACCTGTGGGCTCTGGGGTCCTGCGGCCTCTGAAACTAGTCCCATGGGTGGCCCTGAGAGTGGCTCTGGGGGCCAGGGCGAGGACCCCAGTGACGAGGACTGGCGCAGCAAGCGGAAGCATGTGTTTGTGCTGAGTGAGGCAGGCAAGCCTATCTACTCGAGGTACGGTAGTGTGGAGGCACTGTCGGCTACCATGGGTGTGATGACAGCCCTCGTGTCCTTCGTGCAGAGTGCGGGAGATGCCATCCGCGCCATCTACGCTG AGGACCACAAGCTGGTGTTCCTGCAGCAGGGCCCACTGCTGCTGGTGGCCGTGTCAAGGACTCCGCAGTCCGCAGCCCAGCTACGCGGGGAGCTGCTGGCTGTGCACGCACAGATCGTAAGCACGTTGACTCGCGCAAGCGTGGCCCGCATCTTTGCACGCAAACAGAACTACGACCTGCGCCGCCTGCTGGCTGGCTCGGAGCGCACCCTAGACCGGCTTCTGGATAGTGTAGAGCGAGACCCAGGTGCGCTGCTCCTGGGCGCTGTGCGCTGCGTGCCCCTTGCTCGCCCACTGCGGGATGCACTGGGTTCGCTGCTGCGACGTTGCACGGCACCTGGCCTGGCCCTGTCAGTGCTGGCGGTTGGCGGTCGACTGGTGACAGTAGCCCAGGAGCGGACCGTGCTGGCTGAGTGCCGGCTGGACCCAGCCGACCTGCAGTTGCTGCTTGACTGGGTGGGTGCACCGGCCTTTGCAGCAGGGGAGGCCTGGGCACCTGTGTGCCTGCCCCGCTTCAACCCCGACGGTTTCTTCTACGCCTATGTGGCCCGCCTGGATGCAATACCTGTCTGCCTGCTGCTTCTTGGCACCAATCCCGAGGCCTTCCATGACATGGCCACCTGCCGGCGCCTGGTAGAAGAGGGCATGCACAACCTTGGTGCCATGCGTGTCCTTGAGGAGGCGGCCAGTTTCTCTCATGCCCCATCCACCAATGCCCCCGCCTACAGTGTGCAGGCTGTGGGGGCACCTGGCCTCCGGCACTTTCTCTATAAGCCACTGGACATCCCTGACCATCACCGCCAGCTGCCTCAGTTTACCAG CCCGGAGCTGGAGGACCCCTACAGCAGAGAGGGGGAGCGGCAGCGCCTGTCCGACCTGTATCACCGCCTGCACTCTCGCCTGCACAGCGCCTCCCGGCCCCTGCGCCTCATTTACCATGTGGCTGAGAAGGAGACTCTGCTAGCCTGG